Proteins from one Trueperaceae bacterium genomic window:
- a CDS encoding amidohydrolase family protein, which yields MSYRHLRIVDVHTHFPIENTMGLPPVPEQQHPLLLAYARDRGRRMAMEWNTEPTEPAAKTDAEVDANLERWAAEVERYGLHRVVFVSAHDNDRLAGLVARHPDKFIGLAHHALAPGADVELRRAVDELGLRGYKLLGPRTDHPFEAPELRGVWEFLAERRLPALIHFGFLGRGGGIVQHPRMSPLSLFEVARAFPEIPFLIPHFGAGYFDDLLALCWSLPNIYIDTSGSNQWMRWMPYPLTLEDLYRKALDTIGPERIVFGSDSSLFPRGFSERYLLDQLRACYTLNVPDADVALIFGENAIRLLQLEDEPARAGATA from the coding sequence GTGAGTTACCGCCACCTCCGCATCGTGGACGTGCACACGCACTTCCCGATCGAGAACACGATGGGCCTGCCGCCCGTGCCCGAGCAGCAGCACCCGCTGCTCCTCGCCTACGCCCGCGACCGCGGCCGCCGCATGGCCATGGAGTGGAACACGGAACCGACCGAGCCGGCCGCCAAGACCGACGCCGAGGTCGACGCCAACCTGGAGCGGTGGGCCGCCGAGGTCGAGCGTTACGGGCTCCACAGGGTGGTCTTCGTGAGCGCCCACGACAACGACCGCCTCGCAGGGCTGGTGGCGCGCCACCCCGACAAGTTCATCGGCTTGGCGCACCACGCGCTCGCCCCCGGGGCCGACGTCGAGCTGAGGCGCGCCGTGGACGAGCTGGGCCTGAGGGGCTACAAGCTGCTTGGCCCCCGCACCGACCACCCGTTCGAGGCGCCCGAGCTGCGCGGCGTGTGGGAGTTCCTCGCCGAGAGGCGCCTCCCCGCCCTCATCCACTTCGGCTTCCTTGGACGCGGCGGCGGCATCGTGCAGCACCCGCGCATGAGCCCCCTCTCGCTCTTCGAGGTGGCGCGCGCCTTCCCCGAGATCCCGTTCCTGATCCCCCACTTCGGCGCCGGCTACTTCGACGACCTGCTGGCCCTGTGCTGGAGCCTGCCCAACATCTACATCGACACCTCGGGCTCCAACCAGTGGATGCGCTGGATGCCCTACCCGCTCACCCTCGAGGACCTGTACCGCAAGGCGCTCGACACCATCGGGCCAGAGCGCATCGTCTTCGGTTCCGACTCGAGCCTCTTCCCGCGCGGTTTCTCGGAGCGCTACCTCCTCGACCAGCTGCGGGCCTGCTACACCCTCAACGTGCCCGATGCCGACGTGGCCCTCATCTTCGGCGAGAACGCCATACGGCTCCTGCAGCTCGAGGACGAACCCGCGCGTGCCGGAGCGACCGCATGA
- a CDS encoding aminotransferase class III-fold pyridoxal phosphate-dependent enzyme — protein MTEGSAGRGAGHEHLAPVWSHLTELRPVRGAGAYLFDEAGAAHLDFTSGIGVTNTGHAHPRVVEAIKRQAEELLFAQVNIVTSPALERLAEALATVVHPALGSFFFSNSGAEAVEGAVKLARHATGRPNVVVFQGSFHGRTGQAMALTTSKTVYRHRYQPLPAGVVVAPFPYAYRYGWSEDAAVDFCLAELDLILKTQTAPDETAAFLIEPVLGEGGYVPAPTRFLQGLRRRADEHGIALVFDEVQTGFGRTGRFFAYEHSGVIPDVLVMAKGLGSGLPISAVAARPALTARWERGTHGGTYGGGSTVPLAAARATIDALIAEDLPGNAQRMGERLVQGLRALRERHPEIGDVRGLGLMVGVEFTGRPGLAKAVQRACLDERLLLLTCGVDDQVIRFIPPLVVGPKEIDEGLALFGRALGEVLGGARAAEPVGAAR, from the coding sequence ATGACAGAAGGTAGTGCAGGTCGGGGCGCGGGGCACGAGCACCTGGCGCCGGTCTGGTCGCACCTGACGGAGCTGCGCCCCGTGCGCGGCGCGGGCGCGTACCTGTTCGACGAGGCGGGCGCGGCCCACCTCGACTTCACGTCGGGCATCGGCGTGACCAACACGGGCCACGCCCACCCGCGCGTGGTGGAGGCCATCAAGCGTCAGGCCGAGGAGCTGCTCTTCGCGCAGGTGAACATCGTCACGAGCCCCGCGCTCGAGCGCCTCGCCGAGGCCCTCGCCACCGTCGTGCACCCCGCGCTCGGCTCGTTCTTCTTCAGCAACAGCGGCGCCGAGGCGGTCGAGGGGGCAGTCAAGCTGGCGCGCCACGCCACGGGCCGCCCGAACGTCGTCGTCTTCCAGGGGAGCTTCCACGGCCGCACCGGCCAGGCCATGGCGCTGACCACCTCCAAGACCGTCTACCGGCACCGCTACCAGCCCCTCCCGGCCGGCGTGGTCGTGGCGCCGTTCCCGTACGCCTACCGCTACGGCTGGAGCGAGGACGCGGCCGTCGACTTCTGCCTGGCCGAGCTCGACCTCATCCTGAAGACCCAGACCGCGCCCGACGAGACGGCCGCGTTCCTCATCGAACCCGTCCTGGGCGAGGGCGGGTACGTGCCGGCCCCGACGCGCTTCCTGCAGGGTCTCAGGCGCCGCGCCGACGAGCACGGCATCGCGCTCGTGTTCGACGAGGTCCAGACGGGCTTCGGGCGCACCGGCAGGTTCTTCGCGTACGAGCACTCCGGGGTGATCCCCGACGTGCTCGTCATGGCCAAGGGGCTCGGCAGCGGCCTGCCCATCTCCGCCGTCGCCGCGCGGCCCGCGCTGACGGCGCGGTGGGAGCGGGGCACCCACGGCGGCACCTACGGTGGCGGCAGCACCGTGCCGCTAGCGGCCGCCCGCGCCACCATCGACGCGCTCATCGCCGAGGACCTCCCCGGCAACGCGCAACGCATGGGCGAGCGCCTCGTGCAGGGGCTGCGGGCACTGCGGGAGCGCCACCCCGAGATCGGCGACGTGCGCGGCCTCGGCCTGATGGTGGGCGTCGAGTTCACGGGCAGACCGGGCCTGGCGAAGGCGGTGCAGCGCGCCTGCCTCGACGAGCGGCTGCTGCTGCTCACCTGCGGCGTCGACGACCAGGTCATCCGCTTCATCCCGCCCTTGGTGGTGGGGCCTAAGGAGATCGACGAGGGCCTCGCCCTGTTCGGGCGCGCCTTGGGCGAGGTGCTCGGCGGGGCGAGGGCGGCCGAGCCGGTGGGGGCGGCGCGGTGA
- a CDS encoding NAD-dependent succinate-semialdehyde dehydrogenase codes for MPADQNARFPLKLLVGGEWVDAARGGVWDLIDPGSEEVVRQVPFGDAEDVARAVDAAAAAQPAWAAKTAYERAKVLERAAAWIRENVDELARLTTLESGKPLAEARGEWLSATNYLAWFAGEGVRVYGRTVPAMAPGRRISVVPQPIGVVATITAWNFPVYNIVRTWGAALAAGNAVVGRPSEFTPHSAMLLGQALTEGGAPAGVVNVVNGDAEAMGRALLDDPRVRKIAFTGSPRVGRILMDGASRTLTRLALELGGNAPVIVFPDAHDLEGLATLAARFKVRNAGQVCIAPQRYYLHESVADEFTARVVAAMRALKVGHGLEEGVQVGPLINERQLGRVAELVTAAAAAGATVATGGGRLERRGYFFEPTVVTGVAPDARLFEEEIFGPVLPITTFSSAAEVLERANATEYGLAAYVFTSDLNTALAMSERLEFGMVGVNDWMPVTPEAPFGGVKGSGMGRETGAEGIMEYLDQKAVFIGGVELP; via the coding sequence GTGCCAGCAGACCAGAACGCCAGGTTCCCGCTCAAGCTGCTTGTAGGCGGCGAGTGGGTCGACGCAGCCCGAGGCGGCGTGTGGGACCTCATCGACCCGGGCAGCGAGGAGGTGGTGCGCCAGGTGCCGTTCGGCGACGCGGAGGACGTGGCGCGCGCCGTGGACGCCGCGGCCGCCGCGCAGCCAGCCTGGGCCGCCAAGACCGCCTACGAGCGGGCCAAGGTTCTCGAACGCGCCGCCGCCTGGATCCGCGAGAACGTCGACGAGCTGGCGCGCCTGACCACGCTCGAATCGGGCAAGCCGCTGGCGGAGGCGCGCGGCGAGTGGCTGTCGGCCACCAACTACCTCGCGTGGTTCGCGGGCGAGGGGGTGCGCGTCTACGGCCGCACGGTGCCCGCCATGGCGCCGGGGCGGCGCATCAGCGTCGTGCCGCAACCCATCGGGGTGGTGGCCACCATCACCGCCTGGAACTTCCCCGTCTACAACATCGTGCGCACCTGGGGGGCGGCCCTGGCCGCAGGCAACGCCGTGGTGGGGCGGCCGTCGGAGTTCACGCCCCACTCGGCCATGCTGCTCGGGCAGGCGCTGACGGAGGGCGGGGCCCCCGCGGGCGTCGTCAACGTGGTCAACGGCGACGCCGAGGCCATGGGTCGGGCGCTGCTCGACGACCCGCGGGTGCGCAAGATCGCCTTCACGGGCAGCCCGCGCGTTGGGCGGATCCTGATGGACGGCGCCTCGCGCACCCTCACGCGCCTGGCGCTCGAGCTGGGCGGCAACGCCCCCGTCATCGTGTTCCCGGACGCTCACGACCTCGAGGGCCTGGCCACGCTGGCGGCGCGCTTCAAGGTGCGCAACGCCGGCCAGGTCTGCATCGCGCCGCAACGCTACTACCTCCACGAGAGCGTGGCGGACGAGTTCACAGCCCGCGTGGTGGCGGCGATGCGCGCCCTCAAGGTCGGCCACGGCCTCGAGGAGGGGGTGCAGGTCGGACCCCTCATCAACGAGCGCCAGCTCGGCCGCGTGGCCGAGCTGGTGACGGCCGCGGCGGCGGCGGGCGCCACCGTCGCCACCGGCGGCGGGAGGCTCGAGCGCCGCGGTTACTTCTTCGAGCCCACCGTGGTCACGGGCGTCGCGCCGGACGCGCGCCTCTTCGAGGAGGAGATCTTCGGGCCCGTCCTGCCCATCACGACGTTCTCGTCGGCGGCCGAGGTGCTGGAACGCGCGAACGCCACCGAGTACGGCCTGGCGGCCTACGTCTTCACCTCCGACCTCAACACGGCGCTCGCCATGTCGGAGCGGCTCGAGTTCGGGATGGTGGGCGTCAACGACTGGATGCCCGTGACGCCAGAGGCGCCGTTCGGGGGCGTGAAGGGCAGCGGCATGGGCCGCGAGACGGGGGCCGAGGGGATCATGGAGTACCTCGACCAGAAGGCCGTGTTCATCGGGGGTGTCGAGCTCCCCTGA
- a CDS encoding aspartate aminotransferase family protein, with amino-acid sequence MAARRDAAGARGAARLTDLAVASAHGAYVEDVDGNRLLDFAGGIGVLAVGHTPDAVVRALKDQAEKLVHLCAIVGTYEPYVAVLEALCEVAPGDHPKKAVLMNSGAEALETAVNIARAHTGRQAIVVFEGGYHGRTNLTLGMTSKYALFKKGFGPFAPEIYRLPLPDMYRRPAGMSEDAFLDLAIAALDKAMVAQVDPAAIAAFVIEPVQGEAGFVPVPARFLRRLRELADAHGIVFVADEVQSGMGRTGKMWAVEHHGVVPDLVTTAKSLAAGMPLSAVVGRADMLDAPHPGGLGGTYSGNPLACAAALEAIRILREPAFLARATAVGERLRAGLERIAAKHDVVGEVRGLGPMLAMEFVTDREGKAPFPAVVLEVTKQALRRGLIVIRAGLYSNCIRLLPPLDLTDAEVDEGIAVLEEAVAAACAVHGR; translated from the coding sequence ATGGCGGCGCGTCGCGACGCCGCGGGCGCGCGCGGCGCAGCGCGCCTGACCGACCTGGCGGTCGCCAGCGCGCACGGCGCGTACGTCGAGGACGTCGACGGCAACCGCCTGCTCGACTTCGCCGGCGGCATCGGGGTCCTCGCGGTGGGGCACACACCCGACGCGGTGGTGCGGGCGCTCAAGGACCAGGCCGAGAAGCTGGTGCACCTGTGCGCCATCGTCGGCACCTACGAGCCGTACGTGGCGGTCCTGGAGGCGCTCTGCGAGGTGGCGCCCGGCGACCACCCCAAGAAGGCCGTGCTGATGAACTCCGGCGCCGAGGCGCTCGAGACCGCCGTCAACATCGCGCGCGCCCACACGGGCCGGCAGGCCATCGTGGTGTTCGAGGGGGGCTACCACGGGCGCACCAACCTCACGCTCGGCATGACGAGCAAGTACGCCCTCTTCAAGAAGGGGTTCGGGCCGTTCGCCCCCGAGATCTACCGCCTGCCCCTCCCCGACATGTACCGGCGGCCGGCCGGCATGAGCGAGGACGCGTTCCTCGACCTGGCCATCGCGGCGCTCGACAAGGCCATGGTGGCGCAGGTCGACCCGGCGGCCATCGCGGCGTTCGTCATCGAGCCGGTGCAGGGCGAGGCGGGCTTCGTGCCGGTGCCGGCGCGCTTCCTGCGGCGCCTGCGCGAGTTGGCCGACGCTCACGGCATCGTCTTCGTGGCCGACGAGGTGCAGTCGGGCATGGGCCGCACCGGCAAGATGTGGGCCGTCGAGCACCACGGCGTGGTGCCCGACCTCGTCACGACCGCCAAGTCGTTGGCGGCGGGCATGCCCCTCTCGGCCGTCGTCGGCCGCGCCGACATGCTCGACGCCCCGCACCCCGGCGGGCTCGGCGGCACGTACTCCGGCAACCCGCTGGCGTGCGCCGCCGCCCTCGAGGCCATCCGCATCCTGCGCGAACCCGCCTTCCTGGCGCGCGCCACGGCGGTGGGGGAGCGGCTGCGGGCCGGGCTCGAGCGCATCGCCGCCAAGCACGACGTGGTGGGCGAGGTCCGCGGGCTTGGACCCATGCTCGCCATGGAGTTCGTGACCGACCGCGAGGGCAAGGCGCCCTTCCCGGCGGTCGTCCTCGAGGTGACCAAGCAGGCGCTGCGGCGCGGCCTCATCGTGATCCGCGCCGGGCTCTACTCGAACTGCATCCGGCTCCTGCCGCCCCTCGACCTGACGGACGCGGAGGTCGACGAGGGGATCGCCGTGCTGGAGGAGGCCGTGGCCGCCGCCTGCGCGGTGCACGGCCGCTAA
- a CDS encoding GNAT family N-acetyltransferase, which produces MRGTEALEFAVVNTELRHGQGVYDAVRLANGYPTDRYVHCINPDAVAEQLERFPAGQFVAITYEDGLEKVIGMATTMRTARTPDEPALPWYDVIGSFGLRKHDPAGAWLYGVEIAVHPDYQRRGVATALYKARLALVDELGLSGWYAGGMLMGYHRYRETFTPREYGQRVIAGNIEDPTVTMQLHRGLEGRAVIEEYYPEWRAGNSAVLLVHEPRKGAPRRAAPGQAANPKGAWRQAAPGTNQFNG; this is translated from the coding sequence ATGAGAGGCACAGAAGCACTGGAATTCGCCGTCGTCAACACCGAGTTGCGGCACGGCCAAGGCGTCTATGACGCCGTCAGGCTCGCCAACGGCTACCCCACGGATCGCTACGTGCACTGCATCAACCCGGACGCCGTGGCAGAACAGCTCGAGCGGTTCCCCGCCGGGCAGTTCGTGGCCATCACGTACGAGGACGGCCTCGAGAAGGTCATCGGCATGGCTACCACCATGCGCACGGCTCGCACGCCCGACGAGCCGGCGCTGCCCTGGTACGACGTGATCGGCTCCTTCGGCCTGCGCAAGCACGACCCCGCCGGCGCCTGGCTGTACGGCGTCGAGATCGCCGTGCACCCCGATTACCAGCGCCGCGGCGTCGCCACCGCCCTCTACAAGGCGCGACTGGCGCTCGTCGACGAGCTGGGCCTCAGCGGCTGGTACGCCGGTGGCATGCTGATGGGCTACCACCGCTACCGCGAGACGTTCACGCCGCGCGAGTACGGTCAGCGCGTCATAGCCGGCAACATCGAGGACCCGACGGTCACGATGCAGCTGCACCGCGGCCTCGAGGGTCGCGCCGTCATCGAGGAGTACTACCCCGAGTGGCGCGCCGGCAACTCCGCCGTGCTGCTCGTGCACGAGCCGCGCAAGGGCGCGCCGCGGCGCGCCGCCCCCGGCCAGGCCGCGAACCCCAAGGGCGCGTGGCGCCAGGCGGCGCCGGGCACCAACCAGTTCAACGGGTGA
- a CDS encoding FAD-dependent oxidoreductase, with translation MTQGTRRGHNDLPSEHDVDVYDVLVLGAGFAGLGAARALLEERGELDVLVLEARERLGGRAHTDVRFAGFPVELGAEFIHGGRVPTWAFVERLGLTTVHWNKLDDSWVRLTDGRRLTMREARAADPALEATRAWRLPPIRPRRHESFGAYLRRIGFDHARLDYVRRAFANAAGESMRFLDATTVLEELRMTPAHGEEDHRILEGYGAIVEALGVGPELLTGTIVTRVEWGEGGVVVRDHEGHAFRGRAAVVTLPVGVLQAGGVEFDPPLPEQKDVALAGIGMGPVVKLVYRFADPITPDDITAVYAAGNPPMWWSPSAGHPTTEAVVWTALVSGDGAVELLRLGTADALERGLESLRRELGRPGLRPQDALLVDWTTDPYARGGYSHVRPGHAGARELLAAPTPPLYWAGEATAAPGLAATVHGALLSGERAAGEVLADLATREELEEGAGPLSVA, from the coding sequence ATGACGCAAGGGACCCGGCGAGGGCACAACGACCTGCCCAGCGAGCACGACGTGGACGTCTACGACGTGCTCGTGCTGGGCGCGGGCTTCGCCGGCCTGGGCGCCGCCAGGGCGCTGCTCGAAGAGCGAGGCGAGCTCGACGTCCTCGTCCTCGAGGCGCGCGAGCGCCTCGGCGGTCGCGCGCACACCGACGTTCGCTTCGCGGGCTTCCCCGTGGAGCTGGGGGCCGAGTTCATCCACGGCGGGCGGGTCCCCACCTGGGCGTTCGTCGAGCGGCTCGGGTTGACCACCGTCCACTGGAACAAGCTGGACGACTCGTGGGTGCGCCTGACGGACGGGCGCCGCCTCACCATGCGCGAGGCGCGCGCAGCCGACCCGGCGCTCGAGGCCACCCGCGCCTGGCGGCTGCCTCCCATCAGGCCGCGGCGCCACGAGTCGTTCGGCGCCTACCTCCGCCGCATCGGCTTCGACCACGCCCGCCTCGACTACGTGCGGCGCGCCTTCGCGAACGCCGCCGGCGAGAGCATGCGCTTCCTCGACGCCACCACGGTCCTCGAGGAGCTGCGCATGACCCCGGCCCACGGCGAGGAGGACCACCGCATCCTCGAGGGTTACGGCGCCATCGTCGAGGCGCTCGGCGTGGGGCCCGAGCTCCTGACCGGCACGATCGTCACGCGCGTCGAGTGGGGCGAGGGCGGGGTGGTCGTGCGCGATCACGAGGGGCACGCCTTCAGGGGCCGCGCCGCCGTCGTGACGCTGCCGGTGGGGGTGCTCCAGGCAGGCGGGGTCGAGTTCGACCCGCCGCTACCCGAGCAGAAGGACGTGGCGCTGGCCGGCATCGGCATGGGGCCCGTCGTCAAGCTCGTCTACCGCTTCGCCGACCCCATCACGCCCGACGACATCACGGCGGTGTACGCCGCCGGCAACCCGCCAATGTGGTGGTCGCCGTCTGCCGGGCACCCCACGACGGAGGCAGTGGTGTGGACGGCGCTCGTCTCGGGCGACGGCGCCGTCGAGCTCCTGCGGCTGGGGACCGCCGACGCCCTCGAGCGCGGCCTCGAGTCGCTCAGGCGCGAGCTGGGGCGCCCCGGCCTGAGGCCGCAGGACGCGCTGCTCGTAGACTGGACCACCGACCCGTACGCCCGCGGCGGCTACTCCCACGTGCGGCCCGGCCACGCCGGCGCCAGGGAGCTCCTCGCCGCGCCGACGCCGCCCCTCTACTGGGCGGGCGAGGCGACGGCCGCGCCGGGCCTCGCCGCCACCGTCCACGGCGCCCTGCTGAGCGGCGAGCGCGCCGCGGGCGAGGTCCTCGCCGACCTGGCCACGCGCGAGGAACTCGAGGAGGGTGCCGGGCCGCTATCCGTGGCCTGA
- a CDS encoding MFS transporter — MRLSLVEGSLMQVFLNWTSGSVLVGYLLHLGASPTHIALVGSVPFLAQMFSPLGAMAAEALGGRRALAALLGATGRASWILAAFLPQLSLPDGLRPTLLVALVFVASAFQAATGTVWTAWMGDVVPEERRGRYFGMRTGILGAVGTVANLAAGAFLDRVGAPLSFQVVIGVAVAASFVAVVLYLFHYDPPSEKRRITLGKILTLPYASVNFRRFLRFAVYWQFVVMLGAPFVVPYFLEELRMTFTQVAYWSSLTALVALATTILWGRVADRVGTKPVLMLGTFLAGALLPVNWILAGLTGNLGFVWLSGVLDAVAWGAITPAVFNLALGSAPRTGRVTFIAMYSLVQGLAGFAGGALSAPLITFLHSIDYPAWMAGWTGYHTLFAMSGVGRMLAWTWLRPVEEERSWRTRDVLRAAGRGLWGGVGGGRG, encoded by the coding sequence ATGCGGCTCTCCCTCGTGGAGGGGAGCCTCATGCAGGTGTTCCTCAACTGGACGTCCGGCAGCGTCCTGGTCGGGTACCTGCTGCACCTGGGCGCCTCTCCGACGCACATCGCGCTGGTCGGCAGCGTCCCGTTCCTGGCGCAGATGTTCAGCCCGCTGGGGGCGATGGCGGCCGAAGCGCTGGGGGGCAGGCGCGCCCTCGCCGCCCTGCTGGGCGCCACCGGGCGCGCCAGCTGGATCCTGGCGGCGTTCCTGCCGCAACTGAGCCTCCCGGACGGCCTGCGCCCGACGCTGCTGGTGGCCTTGGTGTTCGTGGCCAGCGCCTTCCAGGCCGCCACCGGCACCGTGTGGACGGCCTGGATGGGCGACGTCGTGCCCGAGGAGCGGCGCGGGCGCTACTTCGGCATGCGCACGGGCATCCTCGGGGCCGTCGGGACCGTCGCCAACCTGGCCGCCGGGGCGTTCCTCGACCGCGTGGGGGCGCCGCTGTCGTTCCAGGTCGTGATAGGGGTGGCCGTGGCGGCGTCGTTCGTGGCCGTGGTGCTCTACCTGTTCCATTACGACCCGCCGTCCGAGAAGCGCCGCATAACCCTCGGCAAGATCCTCACCCTGCCGTACGCCTCGGTGAACTTCAGGCGTTTCCTGCGCTTCGCCGTCTACTGGCAGTTCGTCGTCATGCTGGGCGCGCCCTTCGTGGTGCCCTACTTCCTCGAGGAGCTGCGCATGACGTTCACTCAGGTCGCCTACTGGAGCTCGCTGACGGCCCTGGTGGCGTTGGCGACCACCATCCTGTGGGGGCGCGTCGCCGACAGGGTGGGCACCAAGCCCGTCCTGATGCTCGGCACGTTCCTCGCGGGGGCGCTGCTGCCCGTCAACTGGATCCTGGCGGGCCTGACGGGGAACCTGGGGTTCGTGTGGCTGTCGGGCGTGCTCGACGCCGTCGCTTGGGGCGCCATCACGCCGGCCGTCTTCAACCTGGCGCTCGGCTCGGCGCCGCGTACCGGGCGCGTGACCTTCATCGCCATGTACTCGCTCGTGCAGGGCCTGGCGGGGTTCGCGGGCGGGGCGCTCTCGGCGCCGCTCATCACGTTCCTACACTCCATCGACTACCCGGCGTGGATGGCGGGGTGGACGGGCTACCACACGCTGTTCGCCATGTCGGGCGTGGGGCGCATGTTGGCCTGGACGTGGCTCAGGCCGGTCGAGGAGGAGCGCTCGTGGCGCACCAGGGACGTGCTGAGGGCCGCGGGGCGCGGGCTGTGGGGCGGCGTGGGGGGCGGGCGGGGCTGA
- a CDS encoding ROK family protein, translating to MDLRSVQHDNVREHNRRAVLQALRARGAASRSEISRATLLSVPTVTTIGQEFVALGLVDEGELAPSGGGRPARLLRLVPESRNVLAVDLSGDAVRAARIDLAGALHALPAGPPLGPGAERTLAAWLQEAVADADAAGTPYSRLAVAIPGVIDQDGSHVRLAPSLGWHRVDAAALLEQASRLPVLLENDVNALALGEHRHGAGFDRSHVVYLTIAGGVGAGLVLGGQLYRGAHRAAGEVGYGLMRGMAEDGLDLGASGPLERHLLGLAHAVVVDGVLDLADAGRRAAFEELADGVRLVLHNLACALDPEVVVVAWSADPEGRLAEAVARRWAVPLAVDVKPGSLGPIAALHGLGHLALEHLTADVCGLEQTGSPL from the coding sequence GTGGACCTCAGGAGCGTGCAGCACGACAACGTACGCGAGCACAACCGCCGGGCGGTGCTGCAGGCGCTGCGCGCCCGCGGCGCCGCGTCGCGCTCCGAGATCTCCCGCGCCACCCTCCTGAGCGTCCCCACCGTGACCACCATCGGCCAGGAGTTCGTCGCCCTCGGGCTCGTCGACGAGGGCGAGCTGGCGCCCTCCGGCGGCGGCAGGCCCGCCAGGCTCCTGCGCCTCGTGCCCGAGTCGCGCAACGTCCTCGCCGTCGACCTGTCGGGCGACGCCGTCCGCGCCGCGCGCATCGACCTCGCCGGCGCGCTCCACGCGCTGCCGGCCGGGCCGCCCCTCGGCCCCGGCGCCGAGCGGACCCTCGCCGCCTGGCTGCAGGAGGCGGTGGCCGATGCCGATGCCGCCGGCACCCCCTACTCGCGCCTCGCCGTCGCCATCCCCGGCGTCATCGACCAGGACGGCTCGCACGTCCGGCTCGCCCCCAGCCTCGGTTGGCACCGGGTCGACGCCGCCGCCCTGCTCGAGCAGGCGAGCCGCCTGCCGGTCCTCCTCGAGAACGACGTGAACGCCCTGGCGCTCGGCGAGCACCGTCACGGCGCCGGCTTCGACCGCAGCCACGTCGTCTACCTCACCATCGCCGGCGGCGTCGGCGCCGGCCTGGTCCTCGGCGGTCAGCTCTACCGCGGCGCGCACCGCGCCGCCGGCGAGGTCGGCTACGGCCTCATGCGGGGCATGGCCGAGGACGGCCTCGACCTCGGCGCCTCCGGCCCGCTAGAGCGCCACCTGCTCGGGCTCGCCCACGCCGTGGTGGTCGACGGCGTGCTCGACCTCGCGGACGCCGGCCGCCGCGCGGCCTTCGAGGAGCTCGCCGACGGCGTGCGCCTCGTGCTCCACAACCTCGCCTGCGCCCTCGACCCGGAGGTCGTGGTCGTAGCCTGGTCCGCCGACCCGGAGGGGCGCCTCGCCGAGGCGGTGGCGCGCCGCTGGGCCGTACCGCTGGCGGTCGACGTCAAGCCAGGCTCGCTCGGCCCCATCGCCGCCCTCCACGGGCTCGGCCACCTCGCCCTCGAACACCTCACGGCCGACGTGTGCGGCCTCGAACAGACAGGGAGCCCGCTGTGA